The following coding sequences lie in one Brevibacterium marinum genomic window:
- a CDS encoding FAD-dependent oxidoreductase: MSSLFPHLFDPITLGRRTIRNRIVSSGHDTVLDDHGMIGDDLVAYHEARAEGGCGLIVLQVSGVHETARYTNHVLMATDDSSVPGYRAVADAVHRHGATIFAQLFHPGREVMDGERGMAPRAVAPSDEAQERFKVVPEALSTTAIKEIIAGYASAAKRITDSGIDGVEIVASHGYLPIQFFSPRVNTRTDEYGGSPVNRRRFLAEVVAGVREAVGPDVVVGLRISGEEKTEDGLVATEVLELIEYLDGMKTGSGTGGADGVDCLDYFSITAGDSSTLQGAAHIAPSMQIDPAYAANLSEQVKKITDRPVMVAGRINQPHEAEKAVAEGRTDMAIMTRAMISDPAMAGKAQRDAVDEIRACIGCNQACIGHFQQGVPISCIQYPESGRELAFLPRPTVRTRRRVLVIGGGPAGLKAAAVAAEAGDDVVLCEREPHLGGAVLLAQELPYRAEFGGAATNLSAEAQRAGVDIRTSTPVTQALVDGLSADHVIVASGAIQRMPDIEIADEALVIGARDYLSSRATLPAGRVLVTDWKGDWIGLGVALRLAEARVPVTLATAANFAGAAIQQYTRTLLVAQALRAGVDFVNDARLVGVDGETGYLQSTLCEIVHEVDGVAATIVSGAPKSVVPDLDFGAAIVRVIGDALAPRTVEEAVFEGLQSASSVATAS; encoded by the coding sequence ATGTCTTCACTGTTCCCGCACCTCTTCGACCCCATCACGCTGGGCCGGCGGACCATCCGCAACCGCATCGTGTCCTCGGGCCACGACACCGTGCTCGACGATCACGGGATGATCGGCGACGACCTCGTGGCCTACCATGAAGCACGCGCCGAAGGCGGCTGCGGACTCATCGTCCTCCAAGTCTCCGGCGTCCACGAGACCGCCCGCTACACCAACCACGTGCTCATGGCCACCGACGATTCCTCGGTGCCCGGCTACCGGGCCGTCGCCGATGCGGTCCATCGTCACGGGGCCACCATCTTCGCTCAGCTCTTCCACCCCGGCCGTGAGGTCATGGACGGCGAGCGTGGTATGGCCCCGCGCGCAGTCGCGCCCAGCGATGAAGCGCAGGAGCGGTTCAAGGTCGTCCCCGAGGCGCTGAGCACGACCGCGATCAAGGAGATCATCGCCGGGTATGCGAGCGCCGCCAAACGGATCACCGACAGCGGCATCGATGGGGTCGAGATCGTCGCCAGCCACGGTTATCTGCCCATCCAGTTCTTCAGCCCACGGGTGAATACCCGCACCGACGAATACGGCGGGAGTCCGGTCAACCGCCGTCGCTTCCTCGCCGAGGTGGTCGCCGGGGTCCGCGAAGCAGTGGGGCCCGACGTGGTGGTGGGTCTGAGGATCTCGGGGGAGGAGAAGACCGAGGACGGGCTGGTCGCCACCGAGGTCCTCGAGCTCATCGAGTATCTCGACGGAATGAAGACAGGCTCCGGTACCGGAGGAGCAGACGGCGTGGACTGCCTCGACTACTTCTCGATCACCGCCGGAGACTCGTCGACCCTGCAGGGCGCGGCGCACATCGCGCCCTCGATGCAGATCGACCCGGCCTATGCGGCCAACCTGTCCGAACAGGTCAAGAAGATCACCGACCGCCCCGTGATGGTGGCGGGTCGGATCAACCAACCGCACGAGGCGGAGAAGGCCGTCGCCGAGGGGCGCACCGACATGGCGATCATGACGCGGGCGATGATCAGCGATCCCGCGATGGCAGGCAAGGCGCAGCGTGATGCCGTCGATGAGATCAGAGCCTGCATCGGCTGCAATCAGGCCTGCATCGGTCACTTCCAACAGGGTGTGCCCATCTCCTGCATCCAGTACCCCGAATCCGGCAGAGAACTGGCCTTCCTGCCCCGGCCGACGGTGAGGACCCGCCGACGCGTGCTCGTCATCGGGGGAGGCCCGGCCGGACTCAAGGCGGCAGCGGTGGCAGCCGAAGCCGGCGATGACGTCGTTCTGTGCGAGAGGGAGCCCCACCTCGGCGGGGCCGTGCTGCTGGCCCAGGAACTGCCCTACCGAGCCGAATTCGGGGGAGCGGCGACGAACCTCAGCGCCGAGGCGCAGCGCGCCGGCGTCGACATCCGCACCTCGACGCCGGTGACTCAGGCACTGGTCGACGGGCTGTCTGCCGATCACGTGATCGTGGCAAGCGGTGCGATCCAGCGCATGCCGGACATCGAGATCGCCGACGAAGCCCTTGTCATCGGCGCCCGCGACTATCTGAGCAGCCGAGCGACACTGCCGGCGGGGCGTGTGCTCGTCACCGACTGGAAAGGCGATTGGATCGGGCTCGGCGTCGCCCTGCGTCTGGCCGAGGCCCGGGTTCCGGTGACCCTGGCGACGGCGGCGAACTTCGCGGGAGCCGCGATCCAGCAGTACACGCGCACGCTGCTCGTGGCCCAGGCACTGCGAGCCGGAGTCGACTTCGTCAACGACGCCCGGCTGGTCGGTGTCGACGGCGAGACCGGATACCTGCAGTCGACGTTGTGCGAGATCGTCCACGAGGTCGATGGAGTCGCGGCGACAATCGTCTCCGGTGCGCCCAAGTCGGTCGTCCCCGATCTCGACTTCGGTGCCGCGATCGTGCGCGTGATCGGGGACGCTCTGGCGCCCCGGACGGTGGAGGAAGCGGTCTTCGAGGGGCTGCAGTCCGCGAGCAGTGTGGCGACAGCCTCGTGA
- a CDS encoding TetR family transcriptional regulator, giving the protein MTPRPHYSTEEVTARRGAILESTLDQIAQRGPESLRMKDVAAAAGVSVGTLQYYFGSREDLIVQAFSAHSRSVVEAIAGLSQTHGSAWEKLRSSLHAVPTIGDYRRRSQVWVELVAVSSRNDFLRASVDEVFDGWKSHFRALLDTGIRDGSFRPAAEADLIVDSLIAAIDGFDIVAVAGRAPASSDRIAESLVLTAAALLGVSSERPRARESAR; this is encoded by the coding sequence GTGACCCCCCGTCCTCACTACTCCACGGAGGAGGTCACGGCCAGGCGCGGGGCCATCCTCGAATCGACGCTCGACCAGATCGCGCAGCGCGGTCCCGAATCCCTGCGGATGAAGGACGTCGCCGCGGCGGCAGGGGTCTCCGTAGGAACGCTGCAGTACTACTTCGGGTCACGGGAGGACCTGATCGTCCAGGCGTTCTCGGCCCACAGTCGCTCGGTCGTCGAGGCCATTGCGGGCCTGTCGCAGACACACGGATCGGCGTGGGAGAAACTGCGGTCCAGTCTGCACGCTGTGCCGACGATCGGAGACTACCGGAGACGCTCGCAGGTCTGGGTGGAACTCGTCGCAGTCTCGAGCCGCAACGATTTCCTGCGGGCCTCGGTCGACGAGGTCTTCGACGGTTGGAAGTCGCATTTCCGCGCCCTCCTCGACACCGGCATCCGCGATGGCAGCTTCCGGCCGGCGGCAGAAGCGGACCTCATCGTCGACAGTCTCATCGCAGCCATCGACGGCTTCGACATCGTGGCGGTCGCCGGTCGGGCTCCAGCCTCGTCCGACCGGATCGCGGAGTCTCTCGTACTCACGGCCGCGGCGCTGCTGGGCGTGAGCTCGGAACGCCCGCGTGCACGAGAATCGGCCAGGTGA
- a CDS encoding sodium:solute symporter family protein — protein sequence MFTFAIFGSFILYLVIGAVVGRKVKNTSDYYVAGRAAPTLLIAGTLVASFLSTVSFMGELGFSYDGYPVPMLFLTLFNVCGYVVGVLFFGRYLRRSQALTVPEYFGKRFDSKAVQAIAGAMVVVGIGLYLVAVTQGLVLVLVQLTGLNETLLLVIVWASYTLFTMLSGSQGVLVNDTLMFFVFTVASVLGMGYVLIKAGGPGAAIEKLSALAPKPDGLAWHGMTGEANYMGSHADIVMYCVTLGLVWATVVAVSPWQSSRFLMAKNEHVCIRSGVISMAVLAAIYLFLTFGGFAINAFNPAIDPSEVAFIWTAQNVMPPVVGVIAVTGIVAAGLSSAASFLSLIGFSTANDILPVLLRRGTTSAESVSAVAATTASHNGYASHDLADVSGETVRGSESAEAESFAADEGTRGLWASRITMFVVGLIVLAITAVASPAVLTIGYFAATLFAASWGPIAFWSVRSERLTARGAGVGMICGFLVVGVLNSATEFAGLTLPTILDPVILGFLASIVGTWAGNIGQVPSEAGNAFRRTLLAVPDEDRDPKDLKLTKIIMAICGIGLVFCSVVMVVLYAIPYSGAS from the coding sequence ATGTTCACATTCGCAATCTTCGGCTCGTTCATCCTCTACTTGGTCATCGGCGCAGTCGTCGGGCGGAAAGTCAAGAACACCTCCGACTACTATGTGGCCGGCCGAGCGGCCCCAACCCTGCTCATAGCCGGTACATTGGTCGCATCTTTCCTGTCGACGGTGTCGTTCATGGGGGAGCTCGGTTTCTCCTACGACGGCTATCCCGTGCCGATGCTGTTCCTGACCCTGTTCAATGTGTGCGGCTACGTTGTCGGCGTGCTGTTCTTCGGCCGATACCTGCGGCGTTCCCAAGCTCTGACAGTTCCGGAATACTTCGGTAAGCGGTTCGATTCCAAAGCAGTCCAGGCCATCGCAGGGGCCATGGTCGTTGTCGGCATCGGGCTCTACCTCGTGGCGGTCACCCAGGGGCTCGTCCTCGTGCTTGTGCAGCTGACCGGGCTGAACGAGACCTTGCTGCTCGTCATCGTGTGGGCCAGCTACACTCTATTCACAATGCTGTCGGGGTCCCAGGGAGTCCTCGTCAATGACACTCTGATGTTCTTCGTCTTCACTGTGGCCTCTGTTCTGGGCATGGGGTATGTCCTCATCAAGGCCGGTGGCCCGGGGGCGGCGATTGAGAAGCTCTCCGCATTGGCACCGAAGCCGGACGGCCTGGCCTGGCATGGGATGACTGGTGAAGCCAACTATATGGGCTCCCACGCGGATATCGTCATGTACTGTGTGACGCTCGGACTCGTCTGGGCCACGGTCGTTGCAGTCAGTCCGTGGCAGTCGAGTCGCTTCCTCATGGCGAAGAACGAACACGTGTGCATACGTTCGGGCGTGATTTCGATGGCGGTGCTGGCCGCCATCTACCTCTTTCTCACGTTCGGCGGTTTCGCAATCAATGCGTTCAACCCTGCGATCGATCCGTCGGAGGTCGCCTTCATCTGGACGGCCCAGAATGTCATGCCTCCGGTTGTCGGAGTCATCGCTGTCACCGGAATTGTGGCGGCCGGGCTCTCGTCTGCCGCATCGTTTCTGTCGCTTATCGGGTTCAGCACCGCCAATGACATACTTCCCGTGCTCTTGCGTCGTGGCACGACGAGCGCGGAGAGCGTCTCGGCTGTCGCAGCCACGACGGCTTCGCACAATGGATATGCCTCGCATGACTTAGCCGACGTATCCGGTGAGACGGTCAGGGGGTCCGAGTCGGCAGAGGCAGAAAGCTTCGCAGCAGACGAAGGCACACGCGGTCTGTGGGCCTCTCGGATCACCATGTTCGTCGTCGGTCTGATCGTTCTGGCAATCACCGCAGTTGCGAGCCCTGCCGTTCTGACAATCGGATACTTCGCAGCCACCCTGTTTGCCGCCTCATGGGGCCCGATCGCCTTTTGGTCGGTCCGCAGCGAGCGTCTGACCGCTCGAGGCGCCGGCGTTGGAATGATCTGCGGATTTCTCGTTGTCGGGGTGCTCAACAGCGCCACGGAGTTCGCCGGACTGACACTTCCGACGATTCTCGATCCTGTCATCCTCGGATTCCTCGCCAGCATCGTGGGCACGTGGGCGGGAAACATCGGCCAGGTGCCATCCGAGGCGGGCAACGCGTTTCGGCGGACACTGCTCGCGGTGCCGGACGAAGATCGCGATCCGAAGGACCTCAAGTTGACCAAGATCATCATGGCGATCTGTGGCATCGGCCTCGTCTTCTGCTCGGTCGTCATGGTGGTGCTGTATGCAATTCCATACAGCGGTGCCTCCTGA
- the dapA gene encoding 4-hydroxy-tetrahydrodipicolinate synthase — MAILGDSAAAAAIDAFGTVGTAMVTPFKHDGTIDYPAVEKVATHLVDLGNNMLVVSGTTGESPTTTDDEKIELLKVVRGVVGHRAKLIAGTGNNVTSHTIDLSKRSAAAGADGILVVTPYYSKPTQPAIAAHMWAAADSTDLPVMLYDIPGRAGVPIRTETLLGLADHPNILAVKDAKGDLFASAQVMNRSSLVYYSGEDALNLPLLSLGALGVVSVAGHVCTPQFADMVAAVVNNDLATARAIALETGDMVDALMNHMPGVISAKAALQAQGILDNRGTRMPLLPADEEQMALVTAQLTRSGYLSE, encoded by the coding sequence ATGGCGATTCTCGGTGATAGCGCAGCAGCCGCTGCGATTGATGCGTTCGGTACGGTCGGCACGGCGATGGTCACGCCGTTCAAGCACGACGGAACCATCGACTATCCTGCCGTGGAGAAGGTCGCGACCCACCTCGTCGACCTCGGCAACAACATGCTCGTCGTGTCCGGAACCACCGGCGAATCGCCGACGACGACCGACGACGAGAAGATCGAGCTGCTCAAGGTCGTCCGCGGCGTCGTCGGACACCGTGCCAAGCTGATCGCCGGGACCGGCAACAACGTCACCTCACACACCATCGATCTGTCCAAGCGCTCGGCGGCGGCGGGAGCCGACGGCATCCTCGTCGTCACCCCCTACTACTCGAAGCCGACCCAGCCGGCCATTGCCGCGCATATGTGGGCGGCCGCCGACTCGACGGACCTTCCCGTCATGCTCTACGACATCCCGGGACGTGCGGGCGTGCCCATCAGGACGGAGACGCTCCTCGGGCTGGCCGATCACCCCAACATCCTCGCGGTCAAAGACGCCAAGGGCGACCTCTTCGCCTCAGCGCAGGTGATGAACCGCAGCTCCCTCGTCTACTACTCGGGCGAGGACGCGCTCAACCTTCCGCTGCTCTCACTCGGCGCCCTGGGCGTCGTCTCCGTGGCCGGTCACGTCTGCACCCCGCAGTTCGCCGACATGGTCGCGGCAGTGGTGAACAACGACCTCGCCACCGCTCGCGCGATCGCCCTCGAAACGGGGGACATGGTCGACGCACTCATGAACCACATGCCGGGTGTCATCTCGGCGAAGGCCGCATTGCAGGCCCAAGGAATACTCGACAACCGCGGAACGCGAATGCCGCTGCTCCCAGCAGATGAGGAGCAGATGGCGCTCGTGACCGCCCAATTGACCAGGAGTGGTTACCTCAGTGAATAA
- a CDS encoding ribonuclease J, whose amino-acid sequence MDREAVRIVALGGLGEVGRNMTVFEYHGKLLIVDCGVLFPEEDQPGVDLILPDFSYLDDRLDDIVGLVLTHGHEDHIGAVPYLLRRKADIPILGSKLTIALIEAKLKEHRIKPITRVVKEDDLDQLGPFDLEFVAVNHSIPDALAVFIRTGAGNILHTGDFKMDQLPLDARITDLRAFARLGEEGVDLFMTDSTNAEVPGFTALEKDIGPVLENLFGHAERRIIVASFSSHIHRVQQVLNAADAHGRKVALVGRSMVRNMKIAEELGYLEVPRGALIDIKEVDNLPDDQVVLMCTGSQGEPMAALSRMANRSHRVEVGDGDTVILASSLIPGNENSVFKVINGLMKLGANVISKADAKIHVSGHASGGELLYCYNIVKPRGVLPVHGEWRHMLANARHAEATGVDPENIVLADDGWVVDLKDGRAEVVGAVDCNYVFVDGSSVGEITEADLKDRLVLSGEGFVTIFMAINSQSKSLLAGPEIHARGVAESDSVFDSIRPKVTKAVEDALKDGTTDQYQLQQVVRRTVGRWASSKLRRKPMIVPMVVIV is encoded by the coding sequence ATGGACCGAGAAGCGGTCCGCATCGTCGCGCTCGGCGGCCTCGGCGAAGTCGGACGCAACATGACCGTGTTCGAATACCACGGCAAGCTCCTCATCGTCGACTGCGGCGTCCTCTTCCCCGAAGAGGACCAGCCCGGCGTCGACCTCATCCTCCCCGACTTCTCCTATCTCGACGACCGCCTCGACGACATCGTCGGACTCGTCCTCACACACGGACACGAGGACCACATCGGGGCCGTGCCCTACCTGCTGCGCCGCAAGGCCGACATCCCGATCCTCGGATCGAAGCTGACGATCGCGCTCATCGAGGCCAAGCTCAAGGAACACCGGATCAAGCCGATCACCCGCGTGGTCAAGGAAGACGACCTCGATCAGCTCGGTCCCTTCGACCTCGAGTTCGTCGCCGTCAACCACTCGATCCCCGATGCCCTCGCGGTCTTCATCCGCACCGGGGCAGGGAACATCCTCCACACCGGCGACTTCAAGATGGACCAGCTCCCGCTCGACGCCCGGATCACGGACCTGCGCGCCTTCGCCCGCCTCGGCGAGGAAGGCGTGGATCTGTTCATGACGGACTCGACGAACGCCGAGGTCCCCGGGTTCACCGCCCTGGAGAAGGACATCGGGCCCGTCCTCGAGAACCTCTTCGGCCACGCCGAGCGCCGGATCATCGTCGCCTCGTTCTCCTCGCACATCCACCGTGTCCAGCAGGTGCTCAACGCCGCGGACGCACACGGTCGCAAGGTCGCACTCGTCGGCCGTTCGATGGTGCGCAACATGAAGATCGCCGAGGAGCTCGGGTACCTCGAGGTTCCGCGTGGCGCGCTCATCGACATCAAGGAGGTCGACAACCTCCCCGACGATCAGGTCGTGCTCATGTGCACCGGTTCGCAGGGTGAGCCGATGGCGGCACTGTCGCGGATGGCCAACCGCAGCCATCGCGTCGAGGTGGGCGACGGCGACACCGTCATCCTTGCCTCGTCGCTCATCCCCGGCAACGAGAACTCCGTGTTCAAGGTCATCAACGGGCTGATGAAGCTGGGCGCCAACGTCATCTCCAAGGCCGATGCGAAGATCCACGTGTCCGGCCACGCCTCCGGCGGGGAGCTGCTCTACTGCTACAACATCGTCAAGCCCCGCGGTGTCCTGCCCGTGCACGGCGAATGGCGGCACATGCTGGCCAATGCCAGGCACGCCGAGGCGACCGGAGTTGATCCGGAGAACATCGTCCTCGCCGACGACGGCTGGGTCGTCGACCTCAAGGACGGCCGCGCCGAGGTGGTCGGTGCCGTGGACTGCAACTACGTCTTCGTCGACGGATCCTCGGTCGGTGAGATCACCGAGGCGGACCTCAAGGACCGTCTCGTGCTCTCCGGCGAAGGCTTCGTCACGATCTTCATGGCCATCAACAGCCAGTCCAAGTCCCTCCTAGCCGGCCCCGAGATCCATGCTCGCGGCGTGGCCGAGTCCGATTCCGTCTTCGACTCGATCCGGCCGAAGGTCACGAAGGCCGTCGAGGATGCGCTCAAGGACGGAACGACCGACCAGTACCAGCTGCAGCAGGTCGTGCGCCGCACCGTGGGACGTTGGGCGTCCTCGAAGCTGCGCCGCAAGCCCATGATCGTGCCCATGGTCGTCATCGTCTGA
- a CDS encoding L-lactate permease, with translation MNAGTSSAETTPCQLSTSWWQTMGLGLLDQAARTPRIGITMDNLAVAALLALTPILLAGILLIGFRWPAKYAMPIGLVAAALIANFAWQIEWVTIGASVVQGLFTAVGLLWIVFGALLLLATITRSGAIQTIRAGFVSISPDRRIQVIIIAWLFGSFIEGAAGFGTPAAVVAPLLLALGFPAIAAVLAGLVIQSTPVSFGAVGTPMVVGIGTGLSQEDGSMSSDVAARAAELGLDQSEFVAHTAAQVALMHGVCGILIPLLLSCLLTGFFGRNRRFADGLAVAPFALFAALAMIVPYLLVANLLGPEFPSLIGGLVGLAIVVSASRAGFLMPKETWDFAPREMWPKHWMGTVDPAEEAAEMTKKMSLLRAWSPYLVVVALLLFTRNVPSVKEFLTGPAVLTIEEIFGTPISSDMDLLWSPGFIFVIACLATYFIHRMTGGQITGSWKIAGSQIAGAAVALLCSLPLVRVFINSGSDYNASGLDSMPVTLAEAAASTVGSGWPLLAPFVGALGAFVAGSNTVSNIMFSQFQFSTGTAIGAASPETIVAAQAVGGAAGNMVAVHNVVAASATVGLVGREGELIRRTSIPMLVYSLTAGALAFIGINGLGFNAGTVVFGAVLVGLIVAVVLARRAPGKPLVAPSSDIEEPTPKAQSPES, from the coding sequence ATGAACGCAGGTACTTCGTCAGCGGAGACGACACCGTGTCAACTGTCCACCAGCTGGTGGCAGACGATGGGTCTCGGACTCCTCGACCAAGCGGCAAGGACGCCGCGGATCGGAATCACGATGGACAACCTCGCTGTCGCAGCGCTTCTGGCGCTGACACCCATTCTCCTGGCAGGAATCCTGCTCATCGGCTTTCGCTGGCCGGCGAAGTACGCGATGCCGATCGGCCTGGTAGCGGCCGCCCTGATTGCGAACTTCGCATGGCAGATCGAGTGGGTGACGATCGGCGCCTCCGTGGTCCAAGGCCTGTTCACCGCAGTCGGACTGCTGTGGATCGTGTTCGGGGCGCTCCTCCTCCTGGCCACGATCACCCGCTCGGGAGCGATTCAGACGATTCGTGCCGGATTCGTCTCGATCTCACCCGATCGGCGCATCCAAGTCATCATCATCGCCTGGCTCTTCGGCTCCTTCATCGAAGGCGCGGCCGGCTTCGGCACCCCTGCCGCGGTCGTCGCCCCGCTCCTGCTCGCGCTCGGCTTCCCCGCCATCGCCGCGGTGCTCGCCGGTCTCGTCATCCAGTCCACTCCCGTCAGCTTCGGCGCCGTGGGCACCCCCATGGTCGTCGGGATCGGCACGGGGCTGTCCCAGGAGGATGGCAGCATGTCCTCCGATGTGGCCGCCCGAGCGGCGGAACTCGGACTCGACCAGAGCGAATTCGTGGCGCACACCGCCGCCCAGGTCGCGCTCATGCACGGCGTCTGCGGAATCCTCATCCCTCTCCTGCTGTCCTGCCTGCTCACCGGATTCTTCGGTCGCAATCGACGCTTTGCCGACGGCCTGGCGGTGGCCCCGTTCGCGCTCTTCGCGGCACTGGCCATGATCGTGCCCTACCTTCTCGTGGCGAACCTGCTCGGACCCGAGTTCCCGTCCCTCATCGGCGGCCTCGTCGGTCTGGCGATCGTGGTCTCCGCGAGCAGGGCCGGCTTCCTGATGCCGAAGGAGACATGGGATTTCGCTCCACGCGAGATGTGGCCCAAGCACTGGATGGGCACCGTGGACCCAGCCGAAGAGGCGGCCGAGATGACGAAGAAGATGTCGCTGCTGCGGGCCTGGTCGCCTTACCTCGTCGTGGTCGCCCTCCTGCTGTTCACACGCAATGTGCCTTCGGTCAAAGAGTTCCTCACCGGCCCCGCGGTCCTCACCATCGAGGAGATCTTCGGCACCCCGATCAGCTCCGACATGGACCTCCTGTGGTCGCCCGGCTTCATCTTCGTCATCGCCTGCCTCGCCACCTACTTCATCCACCGGATGACCGGTGGCCAGATCACCGGCTCGTGGAAGATCGCCGGTTCGCAGATCGCCGGTGCCGCCGTGGCCCTTCTGTGTTCGCTGCCGTTGGTTCGCGTGTTCATCAACTCGGGCAGCGACTACAACGCCTCGGGCCTGGACTCGATGCCCGTGACCTTGGCCGAAGCCGCCGCCAGCACGGTCGGCAGCGGTTGGCCGCTCCTGGCCCCGTTCGTCGGCGCCCTGGGCGCGTTCGTCGCGGGATCGAACACCGTCTCGAACATCATGTTCTCGCAGTTCCAGTTCTCCACCGGCACGGCCATCGGGGCGGCCAGTCCCGAGACGATCGTCGCGGCGCAGGCGGTGGGTGGTGCCGCCGGAAACATGGTCGCTGTGCACAATGTCGTGGCCGCGTCGGCCACGGTCGGCCTCGTCGGACGTGAAGGGGAGCTCATCAGACGCACCTCCATCCCGATGCTCGTCTATTCGCTCACCGCCGGTGCCCTGGCATTCATCGGCATCAACGGCCTCGGGTTCAACGCGGGAACCGTCGTCTTCGGGGCGGTGCTCGTGGGCCTGATCGTGGCCGTCGTCCTCGCTCGGAGGGCGCCCGGGAAGCCACTCGTCGCGCCGAGCAGCGACATCGAGGAGCCGACGCCGAAGGCCCAGTCGCCGGAGTCCTGA
- the aceB gene encoding malate synthase A produces the protein MTAHIENLDVPAGMEITGELPDRAEKVLTPKALELIVELQRKFNDERLERLEARKKRQAEIAAGADLDFLPETAEIRNDPSWQVAPPAPGLEDRRVEMTGPTYKKMTINALNSGAKVWLADQEDANTPQWDSVIGGQLNLLDSLNREIDFTSPEGKSYTLVPDEELPTIVVRPRGWHMPEKHILVDGEEASGSLVDFALYFATAGQLQIEKGKGPYFYLPKMESHLEARLWNQVFDHAEDSFGLARGTIRATVLIETYPAAFEMEEILYELREHSSGLNAGRWDYIFSVIKNFRARGSDYLLPDRSDVTMTVPFMRAYTELLVRTCHKRGAHAIGGMSAFVPSKDPEENEAAFNKVREDKSREAGKGFDGSWVAHPGMVALCKEVFTETLGENANQIENKREDVSVTAADLLDVKSTPGSMTEKGLRTNISVGIQYLRAWLEGNGAVAINGLMEDAATAEISRSQVWQWMDAEVELDTGVTVTADLVRRVVAEEVAKLPGEEADWKDATDAFLSVAVADEYVDFLTLPAYARMP, from the coding sequence ATGACTGCTCATATCGAGAATCTGGACGTTCCAGCAGGCATGGAGATCACCGGCGAACTGCCGGACCGAGCAGAGAAGGTGCTCACCCCGAAGGCCCTCGAACTCATCGTTGAACTGCAGCGGAAGTTCAACGATGAGCGTCTCGAACGTCTTGAGGCCCGCAAGAAGCGTCAGGCCGAGATCGCGGCCGGCGCCGATCTCGACTTCCTCCCCGAGACCGCCGAGATCCGCAACGACCCGAGCTGGCAGGTCGCACCGCCGGCTCCGGGTCTCGAGGATCGGCGCGTGGAGATGACCGGTCCGACGTACAAGAAGATGACGATCAACGCACTGAACTCCGGGGCCAAGGTGTGGCTGGCCGACCAGGAGGATGCGAACACCCCGCAGTGGGACTCGGTCATCGGCGGCCAGCTCAACCTGCTCGATTCGCTCAACCGTGAGATCGACTTCACCTCTCCGGAGGGCAAGTCCTACACCTTGGTCCCCGATGAGGAGCTGCCGACGATCGTCGTCCGCCCCCGCGGCTGGCACATGCCCGAGAAGCACATCCTCGTCGACGGTGAGGAGGCCTCGGGGTCCCTCGTGGACTTCGCCCTCTACTTCGCCACCGCCGGTCAGCTGCAGATCGAGAAGGGCAAGGGCCCCTACTTCTACCTGCCGAAGATGGAGTCCCACCTCGAAGCACGCCTGTGGAACCAGGTCTTCGACCACGCCGAGGACTCCTTCGGCCTGGCCCGCGGAACCATCCGCGCCACCGTGCTCATCGAGACCTACCCCGCGGCCTTCGAGATGGAGGAGATCCTCTACGAACTGCGCGAGCACTCCTCGGGCCTCAACGCCGGCCGCTGGGACTACATCTTCTCCGTGATCAAGAACTTCCGCGCCCGCGGCTCCGACTACCTTCTGCCCGACCGCTCGGACGTGACGATGACGGTGCCGTTCATGCGCGCCTACACCGAACTCCTCGTACGCACCTGTCACAAACGCGGGGCCCACGCCATCGGCGGCATGTCCGCCTTCGTGCCCTCGAAGGACCCCGAAGAGAACGAGGCCGCCTTCAACAAGGTCCGCGAGGACAAGTCGCGTGAGGCCGGCAAGGGCTTCGACGGCTCGTGGGTCGCCCACCCCGGCATGGTCGCCCTGTGCAAGGAGGTCTTCACCGAGACGCTGGGTGAGAACGCCAACCAGATCGAGAACAAGCGCGAGGACGTCTCCGTGACCGCCGCCGACCTCCTCGACGTGAAGTCGACACCGGGCTCCATGACGGAGAAGGGTCTGCGGACCAACATCTCCGTGGGCATCCAGTACCTGCGGGCCTGGCTCGAAGGCAACGGTGCTGTGGCCATCAACGGACTCATGGAGGACGCGGCAACGGCAGAGATCTCACGGTCCCAGGTCTGGCAGTGGATGGACGCCGAGGTCGAGCTCGACACCGGGGTCACCGTCACCGCGGATCTGGTGCGCCGGGTCGTGGCCGAGGAGGTCGCGAAGCTCCCGGGGGAGGAGGCGGATTGGAAGGACGCCACCGACGCCTTCCTGTCGGTGGCCGTCGCCGATGAATACGTCGACTTCCTCACGCTGCCTGCGTACGCCCGCATGCCCTGA